The Deinococcus carri genome contains a region encoding:
- a CDS encoding M3 family metallopeptidase: MTQVPPVADGNPHAQGENPLLNVGFRIPFDRIRPEHAEPAVDTLLVQTRASLERLARAGERDYAGFMADLDTLTEQLDTVRVIVGHLDGVVTSPEWQAAKRAILPKVTEFYTQLSLHPGLWAALKGFAETDAARALDPVRARHLQMTLDEFRREGADLPEEQKARLLEVNTRLAQLTNDFSKNVLDATAAFELYVPGERLAGVPGRVREATRLDAQKHGQEGHRLTLHQPTVEPVLTYADDRELRRELWLAQNAVGVQPGRDNRPLVLDILRLRREQARLLGFRDFADYVLEDRMAGRGERALTFERDLEARIRPFFERENAELEAFYREQAGADAPALEAWDVAYWAEKQRQAKYDFDEEALRPYLALDNVLAGMFELVRRVFGITVREAEAPVWHPEVRYYEILDEEGTHIASFYTDWFPRDTKRSGAWMNGFMTGGPRASADREGGVDPHLGLMCGNMTPPSGETPALLSIREVETVFHEFGHLLHHALSKVPVRSLSGTRVAWDFVELPSQIMENWVLERDALDLFARHYQTGERLPDDLYQRLIAARNYRAANTTMRQLAFGTVDLSLHIEFDPEAPGADPTQEAREIMARFFPYPLMPEYARIAQFGHLFSSPVGYGAGYYSYKWAEVLDADAFSRFAAEGIFNRETGRAYVDTILSRGNSADAAQLYRDFMGRDPDPEALLKRSGLVEA, from the coding sequence ATGACACAAGTGCCCCCGGTGGCCGACGGCAATCCTCACGCTCAGGGTGAAAATCCCCTGCTGAACGTGGGCTTCCGCATTCCCTTCGACCGGATTCGGCCCGAACATGCCGAACCCGCCGTGGACACGCTGCTGGTGCAGACGCGCGCGAGCCTGGAGCGGCTGGCACGGGCGGGAGAGCGTGACTACGCGGGCTTCATGGCCGACCTCGACACCCTGACCGAACAGCTCGACACGGTGCGCGTGATCGTGGGCCACCTCGACGGCGTGGTGACCAGCCCCGAGTGGCAGGCGGCCAAGCGCGCGATTCTGCCCAAGGTGACCGAGTTCTACACCCAGCTCAGCCTCCACCCCGGTCTGTGGGCGGCTCTCAAGGGGTTCGCGGAGACGGACGCGGCCCGCGCCCTCGACCCGGTGCGCGCCCGGCACCTCCAGATGACCCTCGACGAGTTCCGCCGCGAGGGGGCCGACCTGCCCGAGGAACAGAAAGCGCGGCTGCTGGAGGTCAACACCCGGCTGGCGCAGCTCACCAACGACTTTTCCAAGAACGTGCTGGACGCGACCGCCGCCTTTGAGCTGTACGTGCCGGGGGAGCGGCTGGCGGGCGTGCCGGGGCGCGTGCGCGAGGCGACCCGGCTCGATGCCCAGAAGCACGGCCAGGAGGGCCACCGCCTGACCCTGCACCAGCCCACGGTGGAACCCGTTCTCACCTACGCCGACGACCGCGAGCTGCGCCGCGAACTGTGGCTGGCGCAGAATGCCGTGGGCGTGCAGCCGGGCCGCGACAACCGCCCGCTGGTGCTGGACATCCTGCGGTTGCGCCGCGAGCAGGCCCGGCTGCTGGGCTTCCGTGACTTCGCGGATTATGTGCTGGAAGACCGCATGGCGGGCCGGGGCGAGCGCGCCCTGACCTTCGAGCGCGACCTCGAGGCCCGCATCCGGCCCTTCTTCGAGCGCGAGAACGCCGAGCTGGAAGCCTTTTACCGCGAGCAGGCCGGGGCAGACGCGCCCGCGCTGGAAGCCTGGGACGTGGCCTACTGGGCCGAGAAGCAGCGCCAGGCCAAGTACGACTTCGACGAGGAGGCCCTGCGGCCGTACCTGGCCCTGGACAACGTGCTTGCCGGCATGTTCGAGCTGGTCCGCCGCGTGTTCGGCATCACCGTCCGCGAGGCCGAGGCCCCCGTGTGGCATCCCGAGGTGCGCTACTACGAGATTCTCGACGAGGAAGGCACCCACATCGCCTCCTTCTACACCGACTGGTTCCCGCGTGACACCAAGCGCAGCGGCGCATGGATGAACGGCTTCATGACCGGCGGCCCGCGTGCCAGTGCTGATAGGGAGGGCGGCGTGGACCCCCACCTGGGCCTGATGTGCGGCAACATGACGCCCCCCAGCGGTGAGACTCCCGCCCTGCTCTCCATCCGCGAGGTCGAGACGGTCTTCCACGAGTTCGGGCACCTGCTGCACCACGCGCTCTCAAAGGTGCCGGTGCGCAGCCTGAGCGGCACGCGCGTGGCCTGGGACTTCGTGGAACTGCCCTCGCAGATCATGGAGAACTGGGTGCTGGAGCGGGACGCGCTCGACCTTTTCGCCCGTCACTACCAGACCGGCGAGCGGCTCCCCGACGACCTCTACCAGCGCCTGATCGCCGCCCGCAACTACCGCGCCGCGAACACCACCATGCGCCAGCTCGCCTTCGGCACGGTGGACCTCTCGCTGCATATCGAGTTCGACCCGGAGGCCCCCGGCGCGGACCCCACCCAGGAGGCGCGCGAGATCATGGCCCGCTTCTTCCCCTATCCCCTGATGCCGGAGTATGCCCGCATCGCGCAGTTCGGCCACCTGTTCAGCAGCCCGGTGGGCTACGGGGCCGGGTACTACTCCTACAAGTGGGCCGAGGTGCTGGACGCCGACGCCTTCAGCCGCTTTGCCGCGGAAGGTATCTTCAACCGCGAGACGGGCCGCGCCTATGTGGACACTATCCTCAGCCGCGGCAACAGCGCCGACGCCGCCCAGCTCTACCGCGACTTCATGGGCCGCGACCCCGATCCCGAAGCCCTGCTGAAGCGCAGCGGCTTGGTCGAGGCCTGA
- a CDS encoding chromate transporter, with the protein MTDLWEMFLAFARLGLISFGGTNVAEIERALVLQHGWIDTRTLANGFALGQLMPGPNMLAVTHYGYAAAGLGGALVATLGFYGPTALLSALAALLWQRHSKHPWAVAFRDALLPFGGGVMLAGALVLARTSVTSWPAALLAVLAFVLLRRTRVNSAVVVLGAAVVGALLGL; encoded by the coding sequence ATGACCGACCTCTGGGAGATGTTCCTGGCCTTTGCCCGGCTGGGACTGATCAGCTTCGGCGGGACGAACGTGGCGGAAATCGAGCGGGCATTGGTCTTGCAGCACGGCTGGATCGACACGCGGACGCTGGCGAACGGGTTCGCGCTGGGGCAACTGATGCCGGGGCCGAACATGCTGGCCGTCACGCACTACGGGTATGCCGCCGCCGGGCTGGGTGGGGCGCTGGTCGCCACCCTGGGCTTCTACGGCCCGACGGCGCTGCTGAGTGCCCTGGCCGCCCTGCTGTGGCAGCGGCACAGCAAACATCCCTGGGCGGTCGCCTTCCGTGACGCGCTGCTGCCCTTCGGCGGCGGGGTGATGCTGGCCGGGGCGCTGGTGCTGGCGCGGACGAGCGTCACGTCCTGGCCCGCGGCGCTGCTCGCCGTCCTCGCCTTTGTGCTGCTGCGGCGCACGCGGGTGAACAGCGCGGTGGTCGTGCTGGGGGCCGCGGTGGTGGGGGCGCTGCTGGGTCTGTGA
- a CDS encoding chromate transporter, which produces MTSTAPTTPPEADPAAPAPTPLSLARMFVGVALSGIGGGLPAHTRRALTTRGWMTDEAFAETFTLAQLTPGPNAVNLAAMVGARLGGRAGAVAATLGVLTPGLLAMLAVSVVTLGQPAGLPPVLQSALRGAACAALAVLLTAALPVVRVGWQVRGGPVITVLAFLALGVLRLDLFPVLLVLLGAGLLIHRPRPGSRDGAA; this is translated from the coding sequence ATGACCTCCACCGCGCCGACCACGCCGCCGGAGGCTGACCCGGCCGCCCCGGCCCCCACGCCCCTGAGCCTCGCCCGGATGTTCGTGGGGGTCGCGCTCTCCGGCATCGGTGGCGGCCTGCCCGCCCACACGCGCCGCGCGCTGACCACTCGCGGCTGGATGACCGACGAGGCCTTTGCGGAGACGTTCACCCTGGCGCAGCTCACGCCGGGGCCGAACGCGGTGAATCTCGCGGCGATGGTGGGCGCGCGGCTGGGTGGTCGGGCGGGCGCGGTGGCCGCCACACTGGGAGTCCTGACGCCCGGCCTCCTCGCCATGCTCGCGGTCAGTGTGGTCACGCTGGGCCAGCCCGCCGGGTTGCCCCCCGTGCTTCAGAGCGCCCTGCGAGGGGCGGCCTGTGCGGCGCTGGCCGTGCTGCTCACCGCCGCGCTGCCCGTCGTGCGGGTGGGGTGGCAGGTCAGGGGCGGGCCGGTCATCACGGTCCTGGCCTTTCTGGCGCTGGGGGTGCTGCGGCTGGACCTCTTCCCCGTGCTGCTGGTGCTGCTGGGGGCCGGGCTGCTGATTCACCGACCCAGGCCAGGCTCACGGGATGGAGCCGCATGA
- a CDS encoding VOC family protein: protein MRPYVLIYATDVNRSRAWYERLGFRLRRVNRHGGWAELEWGDFLLYLHGTATPRPAGFALPGFEAQEPLEGVAARLAAAGVLPDPVILDEGYGRVLRLRDPDGHDLEIVEHDPELYA, encoded by the coding sequence ATGAGGCCCTACGTTCTGATCTACGCCACCGACGTGAACCGCAGCCGCGCGTGGTACGAGCGCCTGGGCTTCCGCCTGCGCCGCGTGAACCGGCATGGCGGCTGGGCCGAACTGGAATGGGGCGACTTCCTGCTGTACCTGCACGGCACGGCGACGCCCCGCCCCGCCGGTTTCGCCCTCCCCGGCTTCGAGGCGCAGGAACCGCTGGAGGGGGTGGCGGCCCGTCTGGCGGCGGCGGGTGTCCTCCCCGACCCCGTGATCCTCGACGAGGGCTACGGGCGCGTGCTGCGGCTGCGCGACCCCGACGGCCACGACCTCGAAATCGTGGAGCATGACCCGGAGCTGTATGCCTGA
- a CDS encoding ATP-binding cassette domain-containing protein, translating into MTTPTPDASVRVRDLRKSYAVHEKEPGFLGSLRSFVKRQTRTVEAVRGVSFDLAPGEVVGFLGPNGAGKTTTLKMLSGLLHPSGGEVRVAGFEPRRREAAFLGRITLVMGQKQQLIWDLPALDSFLVNQALYEIPDTQYRETMREFTEVLGLSGILKKQVRKLSLGERMKCELAAALLHRPQVLFLDEPTIGLDVNMQESVRAFIRDYNERYGATVILTSHYMADVTALARRILVIDSGRLVFDGDLARLAEQGHGGKTVRLQLRQPVSAPRLAAYGSDVKVDGLSAELTVPRAEVSPRAARLLADLDVADLTVEDPPIETVMAELFGRKQEVERV; encoded by the coding sequence ATGACCACACCCACCCCGGACGCCAGCGTGCGCGTCCGTGACCTCCGCAAGAGTTACGCCGTCCACGAGAAGGAGCCGGGCTTTCTGGGCAGCCTGAGGAGCTTCGTGAAGCGCCAGACCCGCACCGTGGAAGCCGTCCGGGGCGTGTCCTTCGACCTCGCGCCGGGCGAGGTGGTGGGCTTTCTGGGGCCGAACGGGGCGGGGAAGACCACCACCCTCAAGATGCTCTCGGGCCTGCTGCATCCCTCCGGCGGGGAGGTGCGCGTGGCGGGGTTCGAGCCGCGCCGCCGTGAGGCCGCGTTCCTGGGGCGCATCACGCTGGTGATGGGCCAGAAGCAACAGCTTATCTGGGACCTCCCCGCCCTCGACTCCTTCCTGGTCAATCAGGCGCTCTACGAGATTCCCGACACTCAGTACCGCGAAACCATGCGCGAGTTCACCGAGGTGCTGGGCCTCTCGGGCATCCTGAAAAAGCAGGTGCGCAAGCTCTCGCTGGGCGAGCGGATGAAGTGCGAACTCGCCGCCGCGCTGCTGCACCGCCCGCAGGTGCTGTTTCTGGACGAGCCGACTATCGGCCTCGACGTGAACATGCAGGAAAGCGTCCGCGCCTTTATCCGCGACTACAACGAACGGTACGGCGCGACCGTCATCCTGACCAGCCACTACATGGCCGACGTGACGGCGCTCGCCCGCCGCATCCTGGTCATCGACTCCGGCCGCCTCGTCTTCGACGGCGACCTCGCCCGCCTGGCCGAACAGGGCCACGGCGGCAAGACGGTACGCCTGCAACTGCGTCAGCCGGTGAGCGCCCCGCGCCTCGCCGCCTACGGCTCCGACGTGAAGGTGGACGGCCTCAGCGCCGAACTCACCGTCCCCCGCGCCGAGGTCAGCCCCCGCGCCGCCCGCCTCCTGGCCGACCTCGACGTGGCCGACCTGACGGTGGAAGACCCGCCCATCGAGACGGTGATGGCGGAGCTGTTTGGGAGGAAGCAGGAGGTGGAGCGTGTTTAG
- a CDS encoding ABC transporter permease translates to MTPLLRKARVLFVTKFAEMTEYRAEVIIWMLSGTLSLVMMLVWMAQAAAAPGGQVNGYSPAEFATYFLGTWAMSQLMVVWVAWELDFEVRQGTLSPKLLRPLDPMWQHYAGHLAERVVRFPALLALVALFAWLSGASFTHDPWAYPAALGLALLGFSARFLWEYCLGLLAFWTESSTSFQELVWLVYAALGGMFAPLAFYPQWVQQIAVWTPFPYMLGLPAQLLAGKASLADAGRGALVLLGWLVVFWFVRLAVWRVGLRKYGAVGA, encoded by the coding sequence ATGACCCCCCTCCTCCGCAAGGCCCGCGTCCTCTTCGTCACCAAGTTCGCGGAGATGACGGAATACCGCGCGGAAGTCATCATCTGGATGCTGTCGGGCACGCTGTCGCTGGTGATGATGCTGGTCTGGATGGCGCAGGCGGCGGCGGCCCCCGGCGGGCAGGTCAACGGCTACAGCCCCGCCGAGTTCGCCACCTACTTCCTGGGCACCTGGGCGATGAGCCAACTCATGGTGGTGTGGGTGGCCTGGGAACTCGACTTCGAGGTGCGGCAGGGCACGCTCTCGCCCAAGCTGCTGCGGCCCCTCGACCCCATGTGGCAGCACTACGCGGGGCACCTGGCCGAGCGGGTGGTGCGCTTTCCCGCGCTGCTGGCGCTGGTCGCGCTGTTTGCCTGGCTGTCGGGCGCGAGCTTCACCCACGACCCCTGGGCCTACCCCGCCGCGCTGGGGCTGGCGCTGCTGGGCTTCAGCGCCCGCTTTCTGTGGGAGTACTGCCTGGGGCTGCTGGCCTTCTGGACCGAATCCAGCACCAGCTTTCAGGAACTGGTGTGGCTGGTCTACGCCGCACTGGGCGGCATGTTCGCGCCGCTCGCCTTCTACCCCCAGTGGGTGCAGCAGATCGCCGTCTGGACCCCCTTTCCCTACATGCTGGGCCTCCCCGCCCAACTGCTCGCCGGAAAAGCCTCCCTGGCCGATGCCGGACGCGGCGCGCTGGTACTGCTCGGCTGGCTGGTCGTGTTCTGGTTCGTGCGGCTGGCAGTGTGGCGCGTGGGGCTGCGGAAGTATGGGGCGGTGGGGGCGTGA
- a CDS encoding ABC transporter permease: protein MTRYLRLIRIFTGATLAAQLEYRANFVGAVLASLGQVGVALLGIGVLFGQPGTTTVGGWTFHEALLVTGFFMLTEGVISVFIQPNLSKIAEAVRTGSMDFTLLKPIDAQFNVSTRSLNMLRVTDLLIGVALIGYAASHLSVTPGGVLAAAVLYLSAVVIVYCIWLALSTTAFWFVKTQNASELFSGVFGAARFPVTAFPLPVRAFLTFVVPVAFITTVPAQALTGRLPPALALASPLVAAALFVLTRLFWRRAVASYTSASS from the coding sequence ATGACCCGCTACCTCCGCCTCATCCGCATCTTCACCGGGGCCACGCTCGCCGCGCAGCTGGAGTACCGCGCCAACTTCGTGGGGGCCGTGCTGGCGAGCCTGGGGCAGGTGGGGGTGGCGCTGCTGGGCATCGGGGTGCTGTTCGGGCAGCCGGGGACGACGACGGTGGGGGGCTGGACCTTTCATGAGGCCCTGCTCGTCACCGGGTTTTTCATGCTGACGGAGGGGGTCATCAGCGTCTTTATCCAGCCCAACCTCAGCAAGATCGCGGAGGCGGTGCGCACCGGCAGCATGGATTTCACGCTGCTCAAGCCTATCGACGCGCAGTTCAATGTGAGCACCCGGTCGCTGAACATGCTGCGCGTGACCGACCTGCTGATCGGGGTGGCGCTGATTGGGTACGCGGCCTCGCACCTCAGCGTCACGCCAGGCGGGGTACTGGCCGCCGCCGTGCTGTACCTCTCGGCCGTGGTCATCGTGTACTGCATCTGGCTGGCCCTGTCCACCACCGCCTTCTGGTTCGTGAAGACGCAGAACGCTTCCGAGCTGTTCAGCGGGGTCTTCGGCGCGGCCCGCTTTCCGGTCACGGCCTTTCCGCTGCCCGTGCGTGCCTTCCTGACCTTCGTGGTGCCGGTCGCCTTTATCACCACCGTGCCCGCGCAGGCCCTGACCGGCCGGCTGCCCCCCGCGCTGGCGCTGGCTTCGCCGCTGGTGGCCGCCGCGCTGTTCGTGCTGACGCGCCTGTTCTGGCGCAGGGCAGTGGCGAGTTACACGAGTGCGAGCAGCTAG
- a CDS encoding ABC transporter permease, which yields MARTSPDLAWTLARAHLSRRRTQNLLTVLGIAVGVMVLIAALSLTNGFTRALVDATLRASPHLSLTAFSPAPRDPALEAEMRADSRVLAFVPFLGDKGLLTRPATQGRPAGVDFATLFGVTPEAAQVLHLAPEESTLLRTLGPGEVLLGSALARSVGAFTGDEVRLLNSTQRRTALRVKGVFNTGNYLIDSGYAFTSLGTLQKLQDTGNITGYQLRLRDPDAAPGVGNDLTRVRPYASLPWQSLYGTLLDQLALQKRVIAFVVFLIVIVAAFGIANVLTLAVFEKTQEIAILRAIGATRPVILRTFLIEGALLGLGGLLLGNLLGLGISAYFTVRPFQLPGDLYFITALPVEVRWTDLLWVNAVGLGTTLLAALIPARRAAGVEPARIIR from the coding sequence GTGGCCCGAACTTCCCCTGATCTCGCCTGGACGCTGGCGCGCGCGCACCTGTCGCGGCGGCGGACGCAGAATCTCCTGACGGTGCTGGGGATCGCGGTGGGGGTGATGGTCCTGATCGCCGCGCTGAGCCTGACCAACGGCTTTACCCGTGCCCTGGTCGACGCGACGTTGCGGGCCAGCCCCCACCTCAGCCTGACGGCCTTTTCGCCTGCCCCACGCGACCCCGCGCTGGAGGCGGAGATGCGGGCGGATTCGCGCGTCCTCGCCTTCGTGCCCTTTTTGGGCGATAAGGGCCTGCTGACCCGCCCGGCCACCCAGGGGCGGCCGGCGGGCGTGGATTTCGCCACCCTGTTCGGGGTGACGCCGGAAGCCGCGCAGGTCCTGCATCTGGCCCCCGAGGAAAGCACGCTGCTGCGCACCCTCGGCCCCGGCGAAGTGCTGCTCGGCTCGGCGCTCGCCCGCAGCGTCGGGGCCTTCACGGGCGACGAGGTGCGGCTGCTGAATTCCACGCAACGCCGCACCGCCCTGCGAGTCAAGGGCGTGTTCAACACCGGAAACTACCTGATCGATTCCGGCTACGCCTTTACCAGCCTGGGCACCCTGCAAAAGCTCCAGGACACGGGGAATATCACCGGCTACCAGCTCCGGCTGCGCGACCCGGACGCCGCCCCTGGGGTCGGAAACGACCTCACGCGCGTGCGGCCCTACGCCTCGTTGCCCTGGCAGAGTCTCTACGGCACGCTGCTTGACCAGCTCGCGCTGCAAAAGCGGGTGATCGCCTTCGTGGTGTTCCTGATCGTGATCGTCGCGGCCTTCGGGATCGCCAACGTGCTGACGCTGGCCGTGTTCGAGAAGACCCAGGAAATCGCCATCCTGCGGGCCATCGGCGCGACCCGGCCCGTCATCCTGCGGACCTTTCTGATCGAGGGGGCGCTGCTGGGGCTGGGCGGGCTGCTGCTGGGCAATCTGCTGGGCCTGGGCATCAGCGCGTATTTCACGGTGCGGCCCTTTCAACTGCCCGGCGACCTGTACTTCATCACGGCGCTGCCGGTCGAGGTGCGCTGGACCGATCTGCTGTGGGTGAACGCCGTCGGGCTGGGCACCACCCTGCTCGCCGCGCTGATTCCGGCCCGCCGCGCCGCCGGGGTGGAACCCGCGCGCATCATCCGCTGA
- a CDS encoding DUF4384 domain-containing protein gives MKKLLMIPAAMLLGTAAAAPKISAQSIIVNPAQPDLSVSVRVDKDTTGNANPTYRVGENIRISTSVNRDAYVYLFNVDANGNVDQILPNQLGGESNFVKANTVRIFPAPGDNFTFTVGNDTGLNKVLALASLTPLNLDQLSSFKTQQDQFATVNARGQQQLAQALSIVVNPLPQNSWVSDTAFFTVVGQTPVQTGSLFVGTNVANATVILNGQRLGGANVTFSNIRPGTYPVRVQAPGYRDYTTTLTIRAGSTTNLNVEFSQVVVTTPAPAPVQNQFTIALRSPVNGARVFVDGQEVGTIRNGGLNVTVSRGSHEILLLAPGYRTFSNVYDVQRSGQITITPTR, from the coding sequence ATGAAAAAGCTTCTGATGATTCCCGCGGCGATGCTGCTCGGTACGGCGGCGGCGGCTCCCAAGATCAGCGCCCAGAGCATTATCGTCAACCCCGCCCAGCCCGACCTCAGCGTCAGCGTGCGGGTCGACAAGGACACCACCGGCAACGCCAACCCCACCTACCGCGTCGGTGAGAACATCCGCATCAGCACCTCTGTCAACCGTGACGCCTACGTCTACCTCTTCAACGTCGACGCCAACGGCAATGTGGATCAGATTCTCCCCAACCAGCTTGGCGGCGAGAGCAACTTCGTCAAGGCGAACACCGTCCGCATCTTCCCCGCGCCCGGCGACAACTTCACCTTCACGGTGGGGAACGACACGGGTCTGAACAAGGTGCTGGCACTGGCGAGCCTGACGCCGCTGAACCTGGACCAGCTCAGCTCGTTCAAGACGCAGCAGGACCAGTTCGCCACCGTGAACGCCCGCGGCCAGCAGCAGCTTGCCCAGGCCCTCAGCATCGTGGTGAACCCCCTGCCCCAGAACAGCTGGGTCAGTGACACCGCCTTCTTCACCGTGGTCGGCCAGACCCCCGTGCAGACGGGCAGCCTGTTCGTGGGCACCAACGTCGCCAACGCCACCGTGATCCTGAACGGCCAGCGCCTCGGCGGGGCCAACGTGACCTTCAGCAATATCCGCCCCGGCACCTACCCCGTGCGCGTGCAGGCCCCCGGCTACCGCGACTACACCACGACCCTCACCATCCGCGCGGGCAGCACCACCAACCTGAACGTCGAGTTCTCGCAGGTGGTCGTGACGACCCCCGCTCCCGCCCCGGTGCAGAACCAGTTCACCATCGCGCTGCGCAGCCCGGTGAACGGTGCGCGCGTGTTCGTGGACGGCCAGGAAGTCGGCACCATCCGCAACGGGGGCCTGAACGTCACCGTCAGCCGCGGCAGCCACGAGATTCTGCTGCTCGCCCCCGGCTACCGCACCTTCAGCAACGTCTACGACGTGCAGCGCAGCGGCCAGATCACCATCACGCCCACCCGCTAA
- a CDS encoding CoA pyrophosphatase: MRPDDNAPDPLDCALDDPWAVWLSCRLRTPLHLPDYRRAAVLVALTRERDPRVLLTVRSADLPTHRGQISFPGGSLEARESPVQAALREAEEEVGLDPRMVTVLGELDDVFTPVGFHVTPVLARIPAEPRLTLTAEVAQIILPSLGELRSLDVVRETRLLPDGQRVPLYRYPWQGHDIWGMTARVLHDLLEHGP; the protein is encoded by the coding sequence GTGAGGCCGGACGACAACGCCCCCGACCCACTGGACTGTGCGCTCGACGACCCCTGGGCGGTCTGGCTGAGCTGCCGCTTGCGCACGCCGCTGCACCTGCCGGACTACCGCCGCGCCGCCGTGCTGGTCGCCCTGACCCGCGAGCGCGATCCGCGCGTGCTGCTCACCGTGCGGTCGGCGGACCTGCCCACCCACCGCGGCCAGATCAGTTTTCCGGGGGGCAGTCTGGAAGCGCGCGAATCCCCCGTCCAGGCGGCGCTGCGCGAGGCCGAGGAGGAGGTGGGCCTTGACCCCCGCATGGTCACGGTGCTGGGCGAGCTGGACGACGTGTTCACCCCAGTGGGCTTCCACGTGACGCCGGTGCTGGCGCGCATCCCCGCCGAGCCGCGCCTCACCCTGACCGCCGAGGTCGCGCAGATCATCCTGCCGTCGCTGGGAGAACTGCGCTCGCTTGACGTGGTGCGTGAAACCCGCCTCCTCCCCGACGGCCAGCGGGTGCCGCTCTACCGCTACCCCTGGCAGGGGCATGACATCTGGGGTATGACGGCGCGGGTGCTGCACGACCTGCTGGAACACGGGCCGTAA
- a CDS encoding MazG family protein: MQDLLQTLRRLRAPDGCPWDREQTHESLRPYLLEEAAEAVDAVGEGPAALCGELGDVLLQVAFHAVIAEEEGTFGYAEVERGIVEKLVRRHPHVFGDVQVSGAAEVETNWEVIKTAERGGRPRSAADRVPASLGALARETQAQKLGGREKSGKEAVQAALHAAPDTAEGIADVLSAVVAWARSAGVEAEVALRERTAQALAALPDPGEGT, from the coding sequence GTGCAAGACCTTCTTCAGACCCTGCGTCGCCTGCGCGCCCCGGACGGCTGCCCCTGGGACCGCGAGCAGACACACGAATCCCTGCGCCCCTATCTGCTGGAGGAGGCCGCCGAGGCCGTGGACGCCGTCGGTGAGGGACCCGCCGCCCTCTGCGGCGAGCTGGGGGACGTGCTTCTCCAGGTGGCCTTTCATGCCGTGATTGCGGAGGAGGAAGGCACCTTCGGTTACGCCGAGGTTGAGCGCGGCATCGTGGAGAAGCTGGTGCGGCGGCATCCGCATGTGTTCGGGGACGTGCAGGTGAGCGGCGCGGCCGAGGTGGAAACCAACTGGGAAGTCATCAAGACCGCCGAACGCGGGGGGCGGCCCCGCAGCGCCGCGGACCGGGTGCCCGCCTCCCTGGGCGCGCTGGCCCGCGAGACGCAGGCGCAGAAGCTGGGGGGGCGGGAGAAGAGTGGTAAGGAGGCGGTGCAGGCGGCGCTCCACGCTGCCCCCGACACCGCGGAGGGCATCGCGGACGTGCTCTCGGCTGTCGTCGCCTGGGCAAGGTCGGCGGGGGTGGAGGCGGAGGTGGCCCTGCGGGAGCGCACCGCCCAGGCCCTGGCCGCCCTGCCCGACCCCGGAGAAGGCACGTGA
- a CDS encoding SDR family oxidoreductase: protein MTQQDSQNGKSAFVTGASKGIGLAVARALAGAGYAVTLTSRHQGEVEAAARDIGQGARGVVCDVRDPQALQQAVDAHVAAFGGLDVLFVNAGVGRFANVADLTVEQWQDVIDTNLNGAFYTIKAALPALKQRGGYIFTLSSLAGKNPFAGGAAYNASKFGLNGLSEVLTLDLRQHDIKVTQIMPGSVATHFGGHTPSEADAWKIQPEDIAQLTLDLLAMPARTLPSRIEVRPSKPPRK, encoded by the coding sequence ATGACCCAGCAGGATTCTCAGAACGGCAAGAGTGCCTTTGTCACGGGCGCGAGCAAGGGTATCGGCCTCGCGGTTGCGCGGGCGCTGGCAGGGGCGGGCTACGCCGTGACCCTCACCAGCCGTCACCAGGGCGAGGTGGAAGCCGCCGCCCGCGACATCGGCCAGGGCGCGCGGGGTGTGGTGTGCGACGTGCGCGACCCGCAGGCGCTTCAGCAGGCGGTGGATGCGCATGTGGCCGCCTTCGGGGGGCTGGACGTGCTGTTCGTGAACGCGGGGGTGGGGCGCTTTGCCAACGTCGCGGACCTCACCGTCGAGCAGTGGCAGGACGTGATCGACACCAACCTGAACGGGGCCTTTTACACCATCAAGGCGGCGCTGCCTGCCCTCAAGCAGCGGGGCGGGTACATCTTCACCCTCTCCAGCCTTGCGGGCAAGAATCCCTTCGCGGGCGGCGCGGCCTACAACGCCAGCAAGTTCGGCCTCAACGGCCTCTCGGAGGTGCTGACCCTCGACCTGCGCCAGCACGACATCAAGGTCACGCAGATCATGCCCGGCAGCGTCGCCACCCACTTCGGCGGCCACACCCCCAGCGAGGCCGACGCCTGGAAGATTCAGCCCGAGGACATCGCCCAGCTCACCCTCGACCTGCTGGCGATGCCCGCGCGCACCCTGCCCAGCCGTATCGAGGTGCGGCCCAGCAAGCCACCCAGGAAGTAG